From Pseudodesulfovibrio sp. S3, one genomic window encodes:
- the ctaD gene encoding cytochrome c oxidase subunit I, which translates to MTVDAGFMTPGDKSWVREWLFTIDHKRIGMLYLWCIMAFFAVGVFLGLLMRLELFWPGKDLIGPQEYNAVFTLHGVIMVFLVVIPSIPAAFGNIFLPLQLGAEDVAFPRLNTFSFWLYVIGGGTALVSLFTGGGAPDTGWTFYVPFSSVTTTNVSMAVAGVFILGFSSILTGLNFIVTIHRLRAPGLSWARLPLFAWSLYATAWIQVLATPILSITVVLIIIERLLGMGIFDPARGGDPILYQHLFWIYSHPAVYIMILPAMGVISDIIPVFCRKSIFGYKTIVGSSLAIAFAGSLVWAHHMFVSGMSDTAVMVFSFLTFVVAVPSAVKVFNWLSTMYKGSIRPEPPLIFALGFIFLFAMGGITGLVLGSAGTDMHVHDTYFVVGHFHYVIFGGTGFGMFAAIHYWFPKMYGRMYDRRQAIISALLLVVGLNGLYFPMYLLGLAGMPRRYYDYLPQYTQLHQFSTYGSWITLIGLGLMCYNLIRSRYRGEPAGRNPWAAATLEWTLPSPPPTHNFDQEPVVTHGPYEFGEVQDDA; encoded by the coding sequence ATGACCGTTGATGCTGGCTTCATGACGCCCGGCGACAAGTCCTGGGTCCGGGAATGGCTGTTCACCATCGACCACAAGCGCATCGGCATGCTCTACCTGTGGTGCATCATGGCCTTTTTCGCGGTGGGCGTATTTCTCGGCCTGCTCATGCGGCTGGAGCTGTTCTGGCCGGGCAAGGACCTCATCGGACCGCAGGAGTACAACGCGGTGTTCACCCTGCACGGGGTGATCATGGTTTTCCTGGTGGTCATCCCGAGCATTCCGGCGGCGTTCGGCAACATCTTCCTGCCCCTGCAGCTGGGGGCCGAGGATGTGGCCTTTCCCCGGCTGAACACGTTCTCGTTCTGGCTGTACGTCATCGGCGGCGGCACGGCGCTCGTCTCGCTGTTCACCGGCGGAGGCGCACCCGATACGGGTTGGACCTTCTACGTGCCGTTTTCGTCCGTGACCACCACCAACGTTTCCATGGCCGTGGCCGGGGTATTCATCCTCGGTTTCTCGTCCATCCTGACGGGGTTGAATTTCATCGTCACCATCCACCGGCTGCGCGCGCCGGGGCTGTCCTGGGCGCGGTTGCCCCTGTTTGCATGGTCTCTCTACGCCACGGCCTGGATTCAGGTGCTGGCCACGCCCATCCTGTCCATCACCGTGGTCCTGATCATCATCGAGCGGCTGCTCGGCATGGGCATCTTCGACCCGGCCCGGGGCGGCGATCCCATCCTCTACCAGCACCTGTTCTGGATATACTCCCACCCGGCGGTCTACATCATGATCCTCCCGGCCATGGGCGTGATTTCGGACATCATCCCGGTCTTCTGCCGCAAGTCCATCTTCGGATACAAGACCATTGTCGGTTCGTCCCTGGCCATCGCCTTTGCCGGGTCGCTGGTCTGGGCGCATCACATGTTCGTGTCCGGCATGTCCGACACGGCGGTCATGGTTTTTTCCTTTCTGACCTTCGTGGTGGCCGTGCCTTCCGCCGTCAAGGTCTTCAACTGGCTGTCCACCATGTACAAGGGGTCCATCCGGCCGGAGCCGCCGCTCATCTTCGCGCTCGGGTTCATCTTCCTGTTCGCCATGGGCGGCATCACCGGGCTGGTGCTCGGCAGTGCGGGCACGGACATGCACGTCCACGACACCTATTTCGTGGTCGGCCATTTCCACTATGTCATCTTCGGCGGCACCGGGTTCGGCATGTTCGCGGCCATTCACTACTGGTTCCCCAAGATGTACGGGCGCATGTACGATCGCAGGCAGGCGATCATCAGCGCCTTGCTGCTGGTGGTCGGCCTGAACGGGCTGTACTTTCCCATGTACCTGCTCGGTCTGGCCGGGATGCCGCGCCGCTACTACGACTATCTGCCCCAGTACACCCAGCTGCATCAGTTCTCCACCTATGGCTCGTGGATCACCCTGATCGGGTTGGGGCTGATGTGCTACAACCTGATCCGGTCGCGCTACCGCGGCGAACCTGCCGGACGCAATCCGTGGGCGGCGGCCACCCTGGAGTGGACCCTGCCGTCGCCTCCGCCCACCCATAATTTCGATCAAGAACCCGTTGTCACGCATGGTCCCTACGAATTCGGCGAGGTGCAGGACGATGCATGA
- a CDS encoding cytochrome c oxidase subunit 3 family protein, with protein sequence MHEHRDYQGAKMGMWLFLFTEILLFGGLFVLYAVTLGRFPIEFHEASKLLDVTMGTTNTVVLITSSLFAALAVTALQKGNRRLAEVFIGLTVALACCFLVIKYFEWSHKFHMGIYPGSADIADWAPGKQAFFALYYTMTGLHGVHVLIGMALFGWVWWLIRAGKCTSDHYVALENGGLYWHLVDLVWIFLFPLYYLIT encoded by the coding sequence ATGCATGAGCACAGGGACTATCAGGGTGCAAAGATGGGCATGTGGCTGTTTCTGTTCACGGAGATACTGCTTTTCGGCGGATTGTTCGTGCTTTATGCCGTGACCCTGGGGCGCTTCCCGATCGAGTTTCACGAGGCGAGCAAGTTGCTGGACGTGACCATGGGCACCACCAATACCGTGGTTCTGATAACATCCAGCCTGTTCGCGGCCCTGGCCGTGACCGCCCTGCAAAAGGGCAACCGCAGGTTGGCGGAAGTATTCATCGGTCTGACCGTGGCCCTGGCCTGCTGCTTTCTGGTCATCAAGTACTTTGAGTGGTCCCACAAGTTCCATATGGGCATTTATCCCGGTTCCGCGGACATAGCGGACTGGGCACCCGGCAAGCAGGCGTTCTTTGCCCTGTATTACACCATGACCGGCCTGCACGGGGTGCACGTGCTCATCGGCATGGCCCTGTTCGGATGGGTGTGGTGGCTGATACGGGCAGGGAAGTGTACGTCCGATCATTACGTGGCCCTGGAAAACGGAGGACTCTACTGGCATCTGGTGGATCTGGTCTGGATTTTTCTTTTTCCGCTCTATTACCTCATCACCTAG
- a CDS encoding c-type cytochrome, translating to MKKLFIVLTAICCFGVTAAFAVDGGELYQKRCAKCHRDGSESSAAGGDVVLKGQSAGEIEMKLTGYVDGTYGGKKKKTMERVASGLSAEETKALATYIGSL from the coding sequence ATGAAGAAGCTCTTTATAGTATTGACCGCGATTTGCTGTTTTGGTGTGACTGCCGCCTTTGCTGTTGACGGCGGTGAACTCTATCAGAAACGGTGCGCCAAGTGCCATCGGGACGGAAGCGAGTCTTCCGCCGCCGGAGGGGATGTGGTCCTCAAGGGCCAGTCTGCGGGTGAAATCGAGATGAAGCTCACCGGATATGTTGACGGCACTTATGGCGGAAAAAAGAAGAAGACCATGGAACGCGTGGCTTCGGGGCTGTCCGCCGAGGAAACCAAGGCTTTGGCAACCTATATCGGTTCACTCTAA
- the tmcB gene encoding electron transfer complex ferredoxin TmcB, producing MSHIADRIISDVGLEVGVASLTTEKIQEVVTRTLKGETGAKLKAYRETCMRCGLCSQGCHFYMSHDQDPSYSPVSKATETMYELIDKKGKVSPERIYEMAQIAFTECNLCKRCAHYCPIGIDIAYVMITVRRICYLLDVVPQYIRDTAHSHSSTMNQMWVKDDEWIDSLQWQEDEARDEFPELRIPLDKEGADVFYSVIGPEPKFRTQLIYQAAAIMNAAGIDWTMPSHPGWDNSDMCMYVGDYENMGRIKRAHYEAAQKLRVKRIVMGECGHAFRSIYDMGNRWLGYKEMPIPVIHAIEFYWDLIQEGKLKITHKYEKPVTIQDPCNVIRGRGLMDKLRDVVHYLCEEVVEMTPNREHNYCCCAGGGVINCGPPFKNTRMTGNRVKAEQLKDTGVKDIVIPCHNCHGGIEDIIGYYDLGMHGKFIGDIIYELMEKPEV from the coding sequence ATGAGTCACATAGCTGACAGAATCATATCCGATGTCGGCCTTGAGGTCGGTGTCGCGAGCCTGACCACGGAAAAGATTCAGGAAGTGGTCACCCGGACGCTTAAAGGCGAAACCGGAGCCAAGCTGAAAGCATATAGAGAAACATGCATGCGTTGCGGCCTCTGCTCGCAGGGTTGTCACTTCTATATGTCCCACGATCAGGATCCGAGCTACTCCCCGGTGAGCAAAGCTACGGAAACCATGTACGAACTCATCGACAAAAAGGGGAAGGTCTCTCCTGAGCGCATCTACGAAATGGCTCAGATTGCCTTTACCGAGTGCAACCTGTGTAAAAGGTGTGCACACTACTGTCCGATCGGAATCGACATCGCCTATGTCATGATTACGGTTCGCCGCATCTGTTATCTGCTGGACGTTGTCCCGCAATACATCCGCGACACCGCTCATTCCCACTCCTCCACCATGAACCAGATGTGGGTCAAGGATGACGAGTGGATCGACTCCCTGCAGTGGCAGGAAGACGAAGCGCGCGATGAATTCCCGGAATTGCGCATCCCGCTGGACAAGGAAGGTGCCGATGTCTTCTACTCAGTCATCGGACCGGAACCCAAGTTCCGTACCCAGCTCATATACCAGGCTGCCGCCATCATGAACGCTGCCGGTATCGACTGGACCATGCCCTCTCATCCGGGCTGGGACAACTCCGACATGTGCATGTACGTAGGCGACTACGAAAACATGGGCCGCATTAAACGCGCCCACTACGAAGCCGCACAGAAACTGCGCGTCAAACGCATCGTCATGGGCGAATGCGGCCATGCCTTCCGCTCCATCTACGACATGGGCAACCGCTGGCTCGGCTACAAGGAAATGCCGATCCCGGTCATCCATGCCATCGAATTCTACTGGGATTTGATTCAGGAAGGGAAGCTCAAGATCACCCACAAATACGAAAAACCCGTCACCATTCAGGATCCGTGCAATGTCATTCGTGGCCGCGGCCTGATGGACAAACTGCGTGACGTTGTCCACTACCTCTGTGAAGAAGTGGTGGAAATGACCCCCAACCGCGAGCACAACTACTGCTGTTGCGCCGGTGGCGGCGTCATCAACTGCGGTCCGCCGTTCAAAAACACCCGCATGACGGGCAACCGGGTCAAGGCTGAACAGCTCAAGGACACCGGAGTCAAGGACATCGTCATTCCGTGTCACAACTGTCACGGCGGCATTGAAGACATCATCGGTTATTATGATCTCGGGATGCACGGCAAGTTCATCGGCGACATCATATATGAACTGATGGAAAAACCGGAAGTGTAG
- a CDS encoding methyl-accepting chemotaxis protein, with product MSIKWKLLLVVGVPISAILIIFIVGLSSFNIIHGDMNAMNGLHMDRATMIDADRDAYQAQVAILEAVEAKSAEELSKAKTDIEENAKQTWERILGPAEHFTPDMSNGLATFKTEYDKWKKGQEEILTLSAKTMEANLARDEAEKQALASFDSMREVINNLGELAGKKLKTANLDQAERRRLEEALDKILNGDRDAYQAYVAQILIVQTLDAERVAGLAESYEENLGQTRDRISAGADLIGWEGSEFKEEFMTQLAAWQSHSQKVVELSKGNIDDNIREIELIAQSGRSFSAMREAINQLGEKEVNRVEAALTALEEIISTTIWTYVLISILFTIAAVIVTLIFSTKVANVMRLTAQVAKSLSNGDFTVRLDVKRNDEIGQLADAINSMIERLRSIVFEVQSATGNVAASSEELAGASQALSQGATEQASAVEEVSASMEQMSSSISQNSESSGKTEGIARKTAKEGKQGGEAVRQTVEAMTQIAEKISIIEEIARQTNLLALNAAIEAARAGEQGKGFAVVAAEVRKLAERSGTAAAEIGELSASSVEVATRAGEMLKSIVPNIEETAGMIQEISAASNEQNVGASEISNALQQLDNVIQSNASSSEEIASTAEELSSQAAQLETTMGFFKLGAKSTGTPAPSNRTVVKKHPHMLTHTAQKTQGIDMELDDDMDDSFEKF from the coding sequence ATGAGCATCAAATGGAAATTATTACTCGTGGTCGGCGTGCCGATCTCAGCCATCCTCATCATATTCATCGTGGGGCTTAGCAGCTTCAACATCATTCATGGGGACATGAACGCCATGAACGGCCTGCACATGGATCGCGCGACCATGATCGACGCCGATCGGGACGCATACCAAGCCCAGGTAGCCATACTGGAAGCCGTCGAGGCGAAGTCGGCTGAAGAACTGAGCAAGGCCAAGACCGATATTGAAGAAAATGCCAAACAGACCTGGGAACGCATACTCGGTCCTGCGGAACACTTTACACCGGACATGTCCAATGGACTCGCTACGTTCAAGACGGAATACGACAAGTGGAAAAAGGGACAGGAGGAGATTCTGACCCTGTCCGCCAAGACCATGGAAGCGAACCTGGCCCGCGATGAAGCCGAGAAGCAGGCCCTTGCATCCTTTGATTCCATGCGGGAAGTCATCAACAATCTTGGTGAATTAGCAGGGAAGAAGCTCAAGACTGCCAACCTGGACCAAGCGGAGCGGAGACGTCTTGAAGAGGCACTCGACAAGATTCTCAATGGCGACCGTGACGCCTACCAGGCATATGTGGCTCAGATCCTGATCGTCCAAACACTTGATGCGGAACGCGTAGCCGGTTTAGCCGAATCCTATGAAGAAAACCTGGGACAAACCCGGGACCGGATTTCCGCAGGCGCGGACTTGATTGGGTGGGAAGGCTCTGAGTTCAAAGAAGAGTTCATGACGCAGCTTGCAGCCTGGCAGAGTCACAGCCAAAAGGTGGTAGAACTGAGCAAAGGCAACATTGACGACAACATCAGGGAAATCGAATTAATCGCGCAGAGCGGCAGGAGCTTCTCCGCCATGCGCGAAGCCATTAACCAGCTCGGGGAAAAGGAAGTCAATCGTGTCGAGGCCGCCTTGACCGCTCTGGAAGAAATCATCTCGACCACCATCTGGACCTATGTCCTGATATCCATCCTGTTCACCATCGCCGCCGTGATAGTCACCCTTATATTCTCCACAAAGGTGGCCAATGTCATGCGATTGACCGCTCAGGTGGCTAAGTCCCTGTCCAATGGCGATTTCACCGTACGACTCGACGTGAAACGCAATGACGAAATAGGCCAGTTGGCCGATGCCATCAACTCCATGATCGAACGGCTCCGCTCCATCGTCTTCGAAGTGCAGTCAGCTACCGGAAACGTGGCGGCCAGTTCCGAAGAGCTTGCCGGTGCCTCGCAGGCCCTGAGCCAGGGAGCCACGGAACAGGCTTCGGCTGTGGAAGAGGTCTCCGCTTCCATGGAGCAGATGTCGTCCAGCATCAGCCAGAACTCCGAAAGCTCCGGCAAGACCGAGGGCATTGCCCGCAAGACAGCGAAAGAAGGCAAACAGGGCGGCGAGGCCGTGCGCCAGACCGTGGAAGCCATGACCCAAATTGCGGAAAAGATATCCATCATCGAGGAAATCGCCAGGCAGACGAATCTGCTGGCCCTGAACGCGGCCATTGAGGCCGCCCGTGCAGGCGAGCAGGGCAAAGGTTTTGCCGTGGTTGCGGCCGAAGTTCGCAAACTGGCGGAACGAAGCGGAACGGCAGCGGCCGAAATCGGGGAGCTGTCCGCTTCCAGCGTCGAAGTGGCAACAAGAGCCGGTGAAATGCTCAAATCCATTGTCCCGAACATTGAAGAAACAGCCGGAATGATTCAGGAGATTTCCGCCGCGAGCAACGAGCAGAATGTCGGCGCCAGCGAAATCAGCAACGCGCTCCAACAACTTGACAACGTGATCCAGTCCAACGCCAGTTCCTCGGAGGAAATCGCCTCCACGGCCGAAGAGCTTTCTTCCCAGGCCGCACAGCTGGAAACCACCATGGGCTTTTTCAAGCTCGGCGCGAAGAGCACCGGAACTCCTGCTCCTTCAAATCGGACCGTGGTCAAAAAGCATCCGCATATGTTGACGCATACAGCCCAGAAAACCCAGGGAATTGACATGGAGTTGGATGACGACATGGATGATTCCTTCGAAAAATTCTAA
- a CDS encoding SCO family protein: protein MRSLIATVIITALLAFPCRAANEAGPMDMGEASSHEQHDAMDQESMDQMPMYDSGHDHARIMEEAEEADLPVGIEERLGNMLPDAEFTDSEGNRVNLRELTDVPTILLPIYYRCPDVCNLLQGSMASILPDVKLTPGTEIRVVSMSFDARETPRDSARAKRNYTAITGDGFPAEYWTFLTGDQHAIDAVLGAIGYTVQKQGGLWAHPVAAIAIAPGGKVVRYLYGTTFLPFDITMAGTEAATGKTGLSVKRLLSYCYNYDPDGRRYVFDILRVSGFSILGFVGIFLTWLLLGGKKKRR, encoded by the coding sequence ATGCGCAGTCTGATCGCAACAGTCATCATCACCGCCTTGTTGGCCTTCCCTTGTCGGGCGGCCAACGAGGCGGGGCCGATGGATATGGGCGAGGCGAGCTCTCATGAGCAGCATGATGCCATGGATCAGGAATCCATGGACCAAATGCCCATGTACGACAGTGGGCACGACCATGCTCGGATAATGGAGGAAGCGGAAGAGGCGGACCTCCCCGTGGGCATCGAGGAAAGGCTGGGCAACATGCTCCCGGATGCGGAGTTCACGGATTCCGAGGGCAATCGCGTCAATCTTCGGGAACTGACGGACGTCCCGACCATTTTGCTGCCCATCTATTACCGTTGCCCCGACGTGTGCAATCTGCTCCAGGGGTCCATGGCCTCGATCCTGCCGGACGTGAAGCTCACGCCCGGCACCGAGATCCGGGTCGTCTCCATGAGCTTTGACGCCCGTGAAACCCCCAGGGATTCGGCCCGGGCCAAGCGCAACTACACGGCCATTACCGGCGACGGTTTCCCGGCCGAGTACTGGACCTTCCTGACCGGCGACCAGCACGCCATCGACGCGGTTCTGGGCGCCATCGGCTACACGGTCCAGAAGCAGGGCGGGTTGTGGGCGCACCCGGTGGCAGCCATCGCCATTGCTCCCGGCGGCAAGGTGGTGCGCTACCTCTACGGCACCACATTCCTGCCGTTCGACATCACCATGGCAGGCACCGAAGCGGCCACGGGCAAGACCGGGCTGTCCGTGAAGCGGCTGCTTTCCTATTGTTATAATTATGATCCCGACGGGCGCCGGTACGTCTTTGACATCCTGCGCGTGTCCGGGTTTTCCATCCTCGGTTTCGTGGGCATTTTCCTGACCTGGCTGCTGTTGGGCGGAAAAAAGAAGAGGCGTTGA
- the tmcC gene encoding TmcC family electron transfer complex membrane anchor subunit, giving the protein MTALYTLATGPLAWVAFGIFIIGSIYRLVSMYALAKAKDGSSTAYMSWYYGLRSILAWMVPFKSMGWKSDPLMTVTTFVFHIGFLLVAVFLSAHVVLWDTNFGISLPSLPTYTGDIVSFVVIAGCAVFAYRRCALPHVKGVTRCQDWFALILVVLPFITGVLAYHQIGPVLLMTTLHVLTAELLIALIPFTRLSHALFVLFTRAYMGSEFGGVRHANDW; this is encoded by the coding sequence ATGACTGCTTTATACACTCTCGCCACCGGACCCCTTGCCTGGGTAGCCTTTGGCATATTCATCATTGGTTCCATCTACCGCCTGGTCAGCATGTATGCCCTGGCCAAGGCCAAAGACGGTTCCTCCACTGCGTACATGAGCTGGTATTACGGACTGAGGTCCATCCTCGCATGGATGGTCCCCTTCAAATCCATGGGTTGGAAGTCCGACCCGCTCATGACTGTGACCACATTCGTGTTCCACATCGGCTTCCTTCTGGTGGCCGTGTTCCTGAGCGCGCACGTGGTTCTCTGGGATACCAACTTCGGCATCAGCCTTCCGAGCCTGCCCACTTATACCGGCGACATCGTCAGCTTCGTGGTCATCGCAGGTTGTGCTGTCTTTGCATACCGCCGTTGCGCGCTGCCCCATGTCAAGGGTGTTACCCGTTGCCAGGATTGGTTTGCCCTGATCCTCGTCGTGCTGCCGTTCATCACCGGTGTCCTGGCCTATCACCAGATCGGCCCGGTTCTCCTGATGACCACCCTGCATGTGCTCACCGCTGAACTGCTGATCGCTTTGATCCCGTTCACCCGTCTGAGCCATGCACTGTTCGTCCTCTTTACCAGGGCGTACATGGGTTCGGAGTTCGGCGGCGTTCGCCATGCCAATGATTGGTAG
- the coxB gene encoding cytochrome c oxidase subunit II has translation MYPQIFSAAREVDQAFLIILGFSVFILVAVTVVMLYFLWRYHYTRNPEATEIKGSVLLEVIWTVLPAIIVMGLFWTGWTSFKAMRTIPEGAMVVAVEGRMWSWRFTYENGKSSNELVVPVNTPVKLSLSARDVIHSFYIPAMRVKWDMVPGMETSVWIQSDTLGDYDIFCAEYCGLKHANMLSILRVLEQDEFDAWLADAGQPEEGDVGLSLLKEFGCFDCHSMDLSEDAAPSLLNMANRDRTVVLADGSEKTLKADADYFRRSVLEPGAELVKGWDDEMPSFDGDISDVQIDAMAAYLLQGNKVHPGQVLAEEQGCLGCHTATGEDDVGPTFLGLFGSERKGKDADGKPYTAIADKAYVRRAIVGPSANIPEGFEDEMPIYDDLDEETLQGLIGYIESLGAEGAQ, from the coding sequence ATGTATCCGCAGATTTTCTCCGCAGCCAGGGAAGTGGACCAGGCCTTCCTCATCATTCTCGGATTCTCCGTGTTCATTCTGGTGGCCGTGACCGTGGTCATGCTCTATTTCCTGTGGCGATACCATTACACGCGCAATCCCGAGGCCACGGAAATCAAGGGTTCCGTGCTGCTCGAAGTGATCTGGACCGTGCTGCCCGCCATCATCGTCATGGGGTTGTTCTGGACCGGCTGGACCTCGTTCAAGGCCATGCGGACCATCCCGGAGGGGGCCATGGTCGTGGCCGTGGAAGGGCGCATGTGGTCCTGGCGGTTCACCTACGAAAACGGCAAATCCTCCAATGAGCTGGTGGTGCCGGTGAACACGCCGGTCAAGCTGAGCCTGTCGGCCAGGGACGTTATCCACTCCTTTTACATCCCGGCCATGCGCGTGAAGTGGGACATGGTGCCGGGCATGGAAACGAGCGTGTGGATTCAGTCCGATACGCTGGGCGACTACGATATCTTCTGTGCCGAATACTGCGGCCTGAAACACGCGAACATGCTTTCCATCCTGCGGGTGCTGGAACAGGACGAGTTCGACGCCTGGCTGGCCGACGCCGGACAGCCCGAAGAAGGGGATGTGGGGCTGTCCCTGCTCAAGGAGTTCGGCTGTTTCGACTGCCACTCCATGGACCTGTCCGAGGACGCGGCCCCGAGTCTGCTCAATATGGCCAACCGGGATCGGACTGTGGTCCTTGCCGACGGCTCCGAGAAGACGCTCAAGGCGGACGCGGACTACTTCAGGCGATCCGTGCTGGAGCCGGGGGCCGAGCTGGTCAAGGGGTGGGATGACGAGATGCCGTCCTTTGACGGAGATATTTCCGATGTCCAGATCGACGCCATGGCCGCCTATCTGCTTCAGGGCAACAAGGTCCATCCGGGGCAGGTCCTGGCTGAAGAGCAGGGGTGTCTCGGTTGCCACACCGCCACGGGCGAGGATGATGTCGGACCGACCTTCCTGGGACTGTTCGGCTCCGAGCGCAAGGGAAAGGATGCTGACGGCAAGCCCTACACGGCCATTGCGGACAAGGCCTATGTCAGGCGGGCCATTGTCGGCCCTTCGGCCAATATCCCCGAGGGATTCGAGGACGAGATGCCCATTTACGACGACCTTGATGAGGAAACGTTGCAGGGGTTGATCGGCTATATTGAGTCTTTGGGCGCGGAAGGTGCACAATGA
- a CDS encoding cytochrome C oxidase subunit IV family protein: MSEQTRHHGPGYGLFVAVWAALMVFTGITVWASTVDLGFLNVVVAMAIASTKAALVVFFFMHLKYESWTLKSMVLLAFVILAIFIGFTFFDTANR, translated from the coding sequence ATGAGTGAGCAGACACGACATCACGGACCCGGTTACGGACTGTTCGTCGCCGTATGGGCCGCGCTCATGGTGTTCACGGGGATCACGGTCTGGGCGTCCACCGTGGACCTCGGGTTCCTGAACGTGGTGGTGGCCATGGCGATTGCCTCGACCAAGGCGGCCCTGGTGGTCTTCTTCTTCATGCACCTGAAATATGAGAGCTGGACGCTCAAGAGCATGGTCCTGTTGGCCTTTGTCATCCTGGCCATTTTCATCGGTTTCACCTTTTTCGATACGGCGAACAGGTAG
- the tmcD gene encoding electron transfer complex subunit TmcD — protein MGKISSWDWEVGQKTVVKSLSPLEGHAWQEEPYVSPDGETLAAIVKVGDGEFSIRTNDSVWENTYEKIWSPKFTPDGKLTAICQQDMEWAINVDGEMLGEATDYVWDSMISEDGSVIASMVKSMEQYAVAANGEPWETLFENVTHPALSADGSHTAGVAQIHRMAAADIEAFKRGVYTVVVDGKPWEKLFVNVWTPTFNKTGDKVAAQVRVTPYDNTIAVDGKPWSSVYNQVWEPVFNPADDSVAAPVRLAGKWGVAKDGNILWEPRYVQCLGLQYSKDGSKLWAIVATGYGQFTACMNNAPWDETYPTVTDLVVSPDGNRAGIIASEYSADFRIVVDKKPWAGAYEMAWPVAFSADSKNAAVMVEKNGKRRILVNGKPFERDFDQAWPPIFSEDGTKVLIRAIENNSYIRIVAEVAQF, from the coding sequence ATGGGAAAAATCTCCTCTTGGGATTGGGAAGTCGGCCAGAAAACGGTCGTCAAATCCCTCTCCCCACTCGAAGGCCACGCATGGCAGGAAGAGCCTTATGTTTCACCGGACGGTGAGACTCTGGCCGCAATCGTCAAAGTTGGCGACGGCGAATTCTCCATTCGGACCAACGACTCGGTTTGGGAAAATACGTACGAAAAGATCTGGTCTCCTAAATTTACGCCGGACGGCAAATTGACCGCTATCTGTCAGCAGGACATGGAGTGGGCCATTAACGTCGACGGCGAAATGCTGGGAGAGGCCACTGACTACGTATGGGACAGCATGATCAGCGAAGACGGCTCCGTCATTGCCTCCATGGTCAAATCCATGGAACAGTACGCAGTAGCCGCCAACGGTGAACCTTGGGAAACCCTATTTGAAAACGTCACTCACCCCGCACTGTCCGCCGACGGCTCACACACCGCCGGCGTTGCTCAGATTCACAGGATGGCTGCCGCTGACATTGAAGCTTTCAAACGCGGCGTCTACACCGTTGTCGTGGATGGCAAGCCTTGGGAAAAGCTGTTTGTCAATGTCTGGACCCCGACCTTCAACAAAACGGGTGACAAAGTGGCCGCTCAGGTACGCGTCACCCCTTACGACAACACCATCGCTGTGGACGGCAAGCCCTGGTCTTCCGTTTACAACCAAGTGTGGGAACCGGTATTCAATCCAGCGGATGATTCCGTGGCCGCTCCTGTCCGCCTGGCAGGCAAGTGGGGCGTTGCCAAAGACGGCAACATCCTCTGGGAGCCGCGCTACGTGCAGTGTCTGGGATTGCAATACTCCAAAGACGGCAGCAAGCTGTGGGCCATTGTTGCCACCGGCTACGGCCAGTTCACCGCCTGTATGAACAACGCCCCCTGGGACGAAACATACCCCACGGTCACCGACCTGGTGGTCAGCCCCGACGGCAACCGCGCCGGCATCATCGCTAGTGAATACAGCGCTGACTTCCGCATCGTGGTTGATAAAAAGCCCTGGGCTGGTGCATATGAAATGGCTTGGCCGGTCGCTTTCTCTGCCGACTCCAAAAACGCCGCCGTCATGGTCGAGAAGAACGGCAAACGCCGGATCCTGGTCAACGGAAAGCCGTTTGAACGCGACTTTGATCAAGCATGGCCCCCGATCTTCAGCGAGGACGGCACCAAGGTGCTCATCCGCGCCATCGAAAACAATAGCTACATCCGCATTGTTGCGGAAGTAGCCCAGTTCTAG